The sequence AATAAAAATCGATTGTTAAAAAATACACCCCCCCCGAAGGAGATTGGCAATGATGAAGGAAACCGTATTGTCGCGATCGATGCGCCTGATGTTCTCAGGCAGCGTCGTCATGGGTCTGGGCATGATCGCCATGCCCGTCCTCGCACAGGAAGCAGCTGCTACACAACGCGTTGAAGTGACCGGTTCTAACATCCGTCGGGCGCAGGCAGAAACTGCTTCCGCCGTACAGGTCCTGAGCCGTACGGACATCGAGAAATCCGGCAAAGCCAGCGTTGCTGAATTGCTGCAATCACTCGCCGTCGACAACCAGGGCTCAGTGCCGACAACCTTCGGCAACGGTTTTGCTGCGGGCGCATCGGGCATCTCGCTGCGCGGCCTCGGTACTGCATCGACGCTGGTGCTGGTCAATGGCCGTCGTGTTGCACCGTATGGTCTGGCCGATGATGGTCAAAAAGTGTTTGCCGACTTGAACCTGATTCCACTGGAAGCGGTCGAGCGTGTTGAAATCCTGAAAGACGGTGCATCGGCTATTTACGGTTCCGACGCGATTGCCGGCGTCGTCAACGTCATCCTGCGCAAGGATTACAAAGGCACCACCGCCAAAGTCAGCTACGGTCAGACTACCGGCTACAGCGACGGCAAAGACGTACGCGCCACTATCACCCACGGTTTTGGCGATATCGATACAGACAAATACAACGTCTTGTTGAATTTTGAATATGGCAACAAGGGCGATGCGAATTACCGTGATCGCAGTGACCGCCGTTATGTCGGCAAATCCGACTTGCGGCCCTACGGGTTCAGTGCACAGGAAAGCCTCAGTGGCGCCGGTGCGATCATTGACAACAATCTGGCCGGTAGTGCCGTCAATGGCAACGTCCGCAATCCGAGGACTCTGGATTATTACAACCGCGGCAACCTTGCCGGCGTCGGTTTCACCCGGCTCTTCCCGGGTGCTGCCTGCGGTAATTTCACGACCCATCCGCAAGGCGATCCACTCGGTGGCTGCCTGACCGACACGGCGCAACAGTACAACCAGATTCAACCGAAGCAGGAGACCTTTAACTTCTTCGGCCGTGGCACCCGCCAGATCACCCCGGATCTGCAAGCCTACGTGGAATACAACCTGTACAAAAGCAATTCGGTATCGTCGTCAACACCATCAGGTGTCAGCGGCAGCGTCGGCTACCCGGGCGGACCTGTCAGCAATGCGTCTGTTGCCCTAGGCGCAGCCCATCCTGACAATCCGTACTTCGGTACAGCGGCACGCTTGCGCTATTACGCGGCAGATGTCGGCCCGCGCGTGAGCACCATTGACTCGACATTCACGCGTTTGGTCGCCGGCTTGAAAGGCACCCAGGGAGCATGGGATTTCGATACTGCTTTCCTGTACTCGGAAAACAAAGTTTCGAATGAGCGTACCGGCTATCTGGCACGCGCGGCAACATTTGCACTGCTGAACCCGACGGTAGCTAACGTCGCTGCAGCCCGTGCAAAAAGTGCTGCCTACGCAGCCCTGCCTGCCGGCACCTACTGGCGTATTGCCGAGAACGCCGGCCTGAATTCAGCGGCTGTTTATGCAGCACTGTCGCCAGTCGTCAGCAACGACGCCAAGACGCAAGTGACGCAAATCGATTTCAAGGCATCCCGCGAACTCGGCAAGCTTGACGGTGGCAATATCGGCTTGGCAGTTGGCGGCGAATTCCGTCACGAGTCAGTCAAGCTCGATCCATCAAGCGGCACCGAAACCGGCGACGTCATCGGCCTGGGTTACTCCGCTTACAAAGGCAGCCGCAATGTCGGCGCTCTGTATGCAGAGATGCTCGCACCGGTTACTAAATCTCTGGAATTGTCGGCCGCTGTTCGTGCTGACCGCTATTCCGATGTGGGCAACGCTTTCACGCCAAAAGTCGGCGCAAAGTGGACCCCCGTGAAGGAATTCGCTATCCGCGGCACCTTGGCTCGCGGCTTCCGCGCACCGAGTGCAGCTGAAAACGGCGAAGGCGGCCTGGCTGCTTTCTCGAGCGCGATCGATCCTACCCGATGCGCATTGGGCGTGACCTCGGCTTGCTCACCAGCGAGCGTCGCTGTCATCACATCGCCTAACAAAAACCTGCAACCAGAAAAATCCGAGAGCACGACCCTCGGTTTCGTCTGGGATCCACTGCCGAAAACCAGCCTGTCCCTCGATTTCTTCCAGATCAAACGGAAGAACGAAATCAACCAGGAACAAACGTCGGCTTCGATTGCAGCAGGTCAGGTTTCACGCGATCCATCGACTGCAACAGCAATTCCGGGTGATCCAGGTGGCATTACTGCCGTGCTCGCAAAGTATGTCAACTCTGCATCCACCACTGTCCAGGGTGCAGACCTTGACTTCCGTCAGGGCTTTGATTTGGGTACAGGCAACGGCAAGCTGACGGTCGATGCAAAGTGGACGCATCTGTTCAAATTCATGCGCAAGGAAAAAGACGGCTCCGAGTATGACTTTGCAGGTACGCACGGTAATTGCGACGTCACCAACTGTATCGGTACGCCAGCAGACCGCGTCAACCTGGGTGCTAGCTGGGAACGTGATGCCATTCGCGTTTCGACCATCGTCAACTACCGCGGCAAGCTGGATAACAAGTTGTTCAAGAACGATCCGGCCGGTTGCGCCAGCTTTTTTGCTGACGGTACCGACGCGCCTAGTGGCTGCAAACTGGCGTCCTTCACCACGGTCGACTTGAGTTTCCGCTGGTTGGCCAATAAGAACGTCGAAGTCTTTGGCACGATCCAAAACCTGTTTGACCGGATCCCACCACTCGATCCACTGACCTACGGTGCCCAGTCGTACAACCCGCTGGACTACAGCGGCGCGCTCGGCCGTTACCTGAACGTCGGCGTCAAATACAAGTTCTGATGCAGCACAATGCATAAGTCAGCCACCTAGCCGGCAACGGCGGGAACCTGATAGCAGCAATATCTTGGCCCGGGACATGTTCCCGGGCTTTTTTGTTTCCGCGACCTAACCGGGAGAGTCAACCCGATATTGCATTGAGCAGATGACGCGCACCGTGGACTCGCAAGACGACAGGGCACGACCAACATGCGCAGATCAAATGGATGCCGGAAGCATCTTGCCAGTCAAACAAGCCGATTGACCGGAAGCTTCAAAATGACAGTCAATGACGTCACGCGCCGCCCTATCCCCGCAGTCAAAAAAATATATTTATATGCTGCCCTGCACAAGAAGTGACAGGTACGCCCTCCTCTCCGGCGGACATAAAGGTCATCGCTAAAAAGTATCGCGATGGCTCTTCTCTTACGAAACCATAAAATTCTGGCATTGCCGGTAATGACCAAATATCTGCTCCGGTGGCTTGCCGGAAGCAGGCACACCAAGCCCGTCAAACCTACTTTTCGTGAATGACAACCATCGTTGTTTTATTGGGCTACAACCATTCATCACTCTGGTTTTGGCACTGACACGGTCTTGCTTCAAATGGTTTCATATATTTCACAACATCAATTTCCCAAAGAAATTGCCTGTCGAGCCGGCAATAGCCAGCGAATAAAAATTAGCTTTTAAAAAAGCACCCCCCCCTGAGGAGTTTGAAAATGATGATGGAAACCGTGTTATCGCGTTCTATACGCCTGATGCTTGCAAGCGGAATGATGATGAGTCTTGGACTTTCAGTCACGGCGCAAGCGCAGGAGGCCGCCGCGACGCAACGCGTTGAGGTTACCGGCTCGAGTATTAAGCGGATCGCTGCAGAAGGCGCATTACCTGTGACAATCGTCACCGCAGCAGAAATTCGCGCGCTGGGTGTCACGTCAGCCGTTGATCTGATTAAAAAATTGACTGCAGTACAGGGCTCAACTGGCGAATCGGCCTCGGTAGGCGGTGCATCGTATGGCTTTTCAGGGGTATCGATTCATAACATCGGAGAAAGCCGCACGCTGGTCCTGTTGAACGGCCGGCGCCTGGCACAATTCGGTGGCCAGACCCTCACCGGTTTTGCAGCTGGCTTTGATCTGAATGCCATTCCGTTATCAGCGATCGAGCGCGTCGAAATTCTGACTGATGGTGCTTCTGCGCTGTACGGTGCCGACGCAATTGCCGGCGTCGTCAACTTCATTACCAAACACAACTCGACCGATGGCGACATCACGCTGGGCTACTCCGCACCGGCGAACGGCGCGGTCGAAAAGCGCTTTAGCGCAACTAAGGGTTATGGTTCGATGATCGATGACGGCTTCAATGTCACGATGACATTTGGCCACGATGAGAGAACTAACTTGAAGTCCGTAGACCGCAGCTTCGCGGATACCGGCAAGCGGACTTTTACTCAGAACGGCAAGAGCTATCAAAAGCAGCAATTTTCACCAAGCCCGATACCAGCCAATGCGCTCGATGACAATGGACAACTGATTAGCCCGTTTCAAAAGACCACCGGTGCTTGCCCGTCTAAAACGTTTCGTGTCATTGAGCCTTACAACGATGGCTCCGGGCTAGTTGATGACTACTGCGGCTACGATTTCGTCAAGGATTTGCAAATCTATCCTGAGCGCAAGCGCGACAGCTTCATGGCATCGATCACCAAGAAAATTGGCGACAATGAAGTCTATGCCGACCTTTTGCTCTCGCGCACTACGCAGATCTCACGGATTGCGGCAGTCCCGGGTGGCGTCAGCATCCCTGCCGGCTCGGCGCTGCACAATAAATATCTGCTTCCATTAGGTATTACCAACGATAGCCTTGCGTTCTATCGCCTCGCGGACATGGGCCAACGTACCAGCAGGGATACGTCCGAATTTTCGAATATCGTGGTCGGGACACGCGGCGTGCTCTCCAGCTGGGACTACAACCTTGCCTACAATCACTCTGAGAGCAATGTAAAAGGTAATATCTCCGGCTACCCGGGTGCGCTGGCAGTGCGGAAATTAACTTCCAGCGGGCTGCTCGACCCTTTTGTCGGACCTGGTCAGCAATCGGCAGCTGCCAACGCGGCCATTGCAGGTGCACGGTACGACGGCTACTGGGATGGCGGGGTATCCAAACTGGATACCTTAACCCTGAACGGTTCGCGTGAACTGATGCGACTTGCCGGCGGCGCGATGATGCTGGGCATGGGGATCAATTTCAACAAGGAAGCATTCGAATCCAAGCCTAGCTTGTTCGCGCAAGCCAAGCTATCCGATCCGGTTGCCGGTACGCTGTGCGATGGTACTGCAGCCAATCCCTGCGATCAGCGCTTCGGTGACGAATCCTCCGTACCGCCTTATTCGGCAAGCCGTATTTCAAAAGGCATCTTTGGCGAACTCATCATCCCATTGAGCAAAACAGTTGAGCTTGGTGCGGCTACCCGTCTCGATAGCTACTCGGACTTTGGTAGTGCCGTCACAGCAAAAGCAAGCGTACGCTGGACACCGGTCGCTTCCGTCCTGGTACGTGCCTCTGCAGGCAACGGCTTCCATGCACCCACCGTACCGCAGGTCAATGGCGTCCAGCAGAGCTATGGCGTTACGAGCAATAAATACACGTGTACCAGCGCACTCCAAGCCACCGCCACTGCGTTTGGTGGAATATGTCAGCCAGGCAACAAGCAATACGATCTGCTTGCCGGTGGCAATTCCTCGCTTCAGCCAGAGAAATCCAAGCAGGCAACGTTGGGTATTCGTTTCGAGCCGAATAGCGCATTATCGATGGGTGCGGATCTCTGGCACGTTCAAATCCGTGATGTGTTCGGTCAATTAACGGAAGATCTGGTGTTTGCCAATCCTGGACAATTCAATAGTTCATGGACCACCAAGCGGGATACCGGAACCGGCTCCACCTATTTGGCATTTTTGTCGAACAACCAGAACCTGGGTAAGTCGTACTCGACAGGCCTGGACCTCGACTTCACCGCGCGTGCCAAAACCTCGTTCGGCCAATTGTCATCGCAGTTGAGCGTGACCCACATGCTGCGTGAAGTTACCCAGCTGGAAAAAAATGGCGCGTATTACTCCGCTCTCGGCAACTTCGCAGAACTGGGCAGCGTCAGCTTCCGCACTCAAGGTCGCCTGACAACCGGCCTGCAAAGCGGTCAGTTCGCCACCACATTGGCGCTGAACTTCAAGTCCGGTTATCAGGATCAGGCCACCAGTGTCGAGGTACTTGACGCAGCAGGCGCGGCAACAGGGACGGAGACGATTCGCAAACAAGTCGGCTACTTCAGCACATGGGATGCACAGACCGTCTGGACTCCGAGCAAAACATGGACCGTCACAGGCGGCATCCTGAACGTGTTTGATCACCAGCCACCGTTCGTCCCGTCGACCTCGGGTGCCAACCGCGGCCAGCAATTTGGCTACGATGACCGTTACTACGATGCACGTGGTCGGACGATGTACGTCAACGCGTCCTACAAGTTCTGATGCAACACAGCGCATAAGTCAGCAATATGGC comes from Actimicrobium sp. CCC2.4 and encodes:
- a CDS encoding TonB-dependent receptor encodes the protein MMKETVLSRSMRLMFSGSVVMGLGMIAMPVLAQEAAATQRVEVTGSNIRRAQAETASAVQVLSRTDIEKSGKASVAELLQSLAVDNQGSVPTTFGNGFAAGASGISLRGLGTASTLVLVNGRRVAPYGLADDGQKVFADLNLIPLEAVERVEILKDGASAIYGSDAIAGVVNVILRKDYKGTTAKVSYGQTTGYSDGKDVRATITHGFGDIDTDKYNVLLNFEYGNKGDANYRDRSDRRYVGKSDLRPYGFSAQESLSGAGAIIDNNLAGSAVNGNVRNPRTLDYYNRGNLAGVGFTRLFPGAACGNFTTHPQGDPLGGCLTDTAQQYNQIQPKQETFNFFGRGTRQITPDLQAYVEYNLYKSNSVSSSTPSGVSGSVGYPGGPVSNASVALGAAHPDNPYFGTAARLRYYAADVGPRVSTIDSTFTRLVAGLKGTQGAWDFDTAFLYSENKVSNERTGYLARAATFALLNPTVANVAAARAKSAAYAALPAGTYWRIAENAGLNSAAVYAALSPVVSNDAKTQVTQIDFKASRELGKLDGGNIGLAVGGEFRHESVKLDPSSGTETGDVIGLGYSAYKGSRNVGALYAEMLAPVTKSLELSAAVRADRYSDVGNAFTPKVGAKWTPVKEFAIRGTLARGFRAPSAAENGEGGLAAFSSAIDPTRCALGVTSACSPASVAVITSPNKNLQPEKSESTTLGFVWDPLPKTSLSLDFFQIKRKNEINQEQTSASIAAGQVSRDPSTATAIPGDPGGITAVLAKYVNSASTTVQGADLDFRQGFDLGTGNGKLTVDAKWTHLFKFMRKEKDGSEYDFAGTHGNCDVTNCIGTPADRVNLGASWERDAIRVSTIVNYRGKLDNKLFKNDPAGCASFFADGTDAPSGCKLASFTTVDLSFRWLANKNVEVFGTIQNLFDRIPPLDPLTYGAQSYNPLDYSGALGRYLNVGVKYKF
- a CDS encoding TonB-dependent receptor domain-containing protein, giving the protein MMMETVLSRSIRLMLASGMMMSLGLSVTAQAQEAAATQRVEVTGSSIKRIAAEGALPVTIVTAAEIRALGVTSAVDLIKKLTAVQGSTGESASVGGASYGFSGVSIHNIGESRTLVLLNGRRLAQFGGQTLTGFAAGFDLNAIPLSAIERVEILTDGASALYGADAIAGVVNFITKHNSTDGDITLGYSAPANGAVEKRFSATKGYGSMIDDGFNVTMTFGHDERTNLKSVDRSFADTGKRTFTQNGKSYQKQQFSPSPIPANALDDNGQLISPFQKTTGACPSKTFRVIEPYNDGSGLVDDYCGYDFVKDLQIYPERKRDSFMASITKKIGDNEVYADLLLSRTTQISRIAAVPGGVSIPAGSALHNKYLLPLGITNDSLAFYRLADMGQRTSRDTSEFSNIVVGTRGVLSSWDYNLAYNHSESNVKGNISGYPGALAVRKLTSSGLLDPFVGPGQQSAAANAAIAGARYDGYWDGGVSKLDTLTLNGSRELMRLAGGAMMLGMGINFNKEAFESKPSLFAQAKLSDPVAGTLCDGTAANPCDQRFGDESSVPPYSASRISKGIFGELIIPLSKTVELGAATRLDSYSDFGSAVTAKASVRWTPVASVLVRASAGNGFHAPTVPQVNGVQQSYGVTSNKYTCTSALQATATAFGGICQPGNKQYDLLAGGNSSLQPEKSKQATLGIRFEPNSALSMGADLWHVQIRDVFGQLTEDLVFANPGQFNSSWTTKRDTGTGSTYLAFLSNNQNLGKSYSTGLDLDFTARAKTSFGQLSSQLSVTHMLREVTQLEKNGAYYSALGNFAELGSVSFRTQGRLTTGLQSGQFATTLALNFKSGYQDQATSVEVLDAAGAATGTETIRKQVGYFSTWDAQTVWTPSKTWTVTGGILNVFDHQPPFVPSTSGANRGQQFGYDDRYYDARGRTMYVNASYKF